One segment of Vibrio orientalis CIP 102891 = ATCC 33934 DNA contains the following:
- a CDS encoding DUF2913 family protein: MRSIHTKIKPEFEPLLAELALHALLHLRTNHSGKVLSRKSRSDVNDILSAWLNKAANSKKYKPFKKKVRSLVSHARAQNLDIESMLDNLLTPVEGDELPHLDSFLLLVNMLEKELNTTVLVSSPEKVDLTHNSKGCLLCVLSQDLNAHFNNRNRLVADISMLFRGTHGERHSFLRTIYSSSLFDHKVEFEDGDFVRISLGLRK, translated from the coding sequence ATGCGCAGTATCCATACTAAAATTAAACCTGAGTTTGAACCTCTACTGGCTGAACTCGCTCTTCATGCTTTGCTCCATTTGCGCACCAATCATTCAGGTAAAGTACTGTCGAGAAAGTCTCGTTCAGATGTTAACGATATCCTGTCTGCTTGGTTAAACAAGGCGGCCAATAGTAAAAAATACAAACCATTTAAGAAGAAGGTTCGTTCGTTGGTGAGCCACGCGCGAGCACAGAACTTAGATATTGAATCAATGTTGGATAATCTTCTCACGCCTGTTGAAGGCGATGAGCTGCCACACTTAGACAGCTTTTTACTCTTGGTCAATATGCTTGAAAAAGAGCTAAACACGACCGTCTTGGTGTCGAGCCCTGAAAAAGTTGATTTAACGCACAACAGTAAAGGGTGCTTATTGTGTGTCCTGTCTCAAGACTTAAATGCACACTTTAACAACCGTAACCGTCTTGTTGCCGACATTTCGATGTTATTTCGCGGTACACATGGTGAAAGGCATAGTTTCTTACGTACGATTTATTCTTCTTCGCTTTTTGACCATAAGGTTGAGTTTGAAGATGGCGACTTCGTGCGAATTTCGTTAGGGCTGCGAAAATAG
- a CDS encoding response regulator, translated as MRLTQKILAIITLLIVIIFLGAGYYIAGFSERTIRYNAHQNLNGSLELTEGIIDGYNQKVTSIANLNSQNRRVIKALGLGVNKGVALELNDSIKNSQFVNYIFIVDYDGHVFSTSTINYQQDKFYGEQWLSEKLLTRTMFAPLFIRNTVISTPGVDPFLEDKQAISQWVVSPILFREQVIGWTLISFDWETSMKDLLNATLLRLEHAFYPVTQIKLSDELSDITPISVGNTTLPPVPISAEKDMFFGQANYLLSVTFDGEKALSSLSAIKQMMLLIFTLSALVLAFTLWVTLRTLIVQPLNQLDSQIRHISSNRLDQRLPDFSSPEANTIAATINQLLQRVHTNTISIQRLNEEVKLKQQSEVSQKLVSQKLEAILDTAADGIITINDKGKILSFNQAAQRMFGYLETEAIGMPIEKLMPKKYASMHQVFIDRYRATGRSKIIGVKTKDGRLGREFQAINKAGELFPILLSIAQVETNDGVIYSGLVKDISQQKQAENALIAAKEEAEQAARSKSEFLAVMSHEIRTPMNGIIGMLDLLLENNLNTSQSHQAYLAHTSALSLLGLLNDILDFSKIDADKLELERQHFNLRHMLGDFAEQMAASLTNPNVEIILDMVQVEHSMILADSTRIRQIFSNLVSNALKFTEQGEVVITVRLEENDENTWQLNASIKDSGIGIPQDRLNSLFDKFSQVDASTTRRYGGTGLGLAIVKRLCQAMKGSVTVSSEAGKGSEFSFHILVEKSDQSTKVIPSVDVSLLDILVVDDNAINREAIVRQLQHWGAKVIAASSASEALELCQRRHHDQTAMFEIALLDMQMPNVSGLELSQELKANPKTQSIKLIMMTSIEAISQQNAFQTYGFSGYFVKPATTQDLLNALKVIASPDFSPGEQLVTHNYLSALEPEPMPGPELKSGLQLLIVEDNRVNQIVITGVLHKMGLDSTIANNGKEALSVLSSSKSFDIILMDCQMPEMDGYEATHRIRNGEGGDNVKNIPIIAMTANAMESDRKACKDAGMNDFLTKPLNRSLLKEKLMEWSKSD; from the coding sequence ATGAGATTAACCCAAAAAATCCTAGCCATCATTACACTACTTATCGTAATTATTTTCCTTGGCGCGGGTTATTACATTGCTGGTTTTTCTGAAAGGACTATCCGCTATAACGCGCACCAAAACCTCAATGGTTCTCTTGAACTCACAGAGGGAATCATTGATGGTTACAACCAAAAAGTAACATCAATCGCCAACCTCAACAGCCAGAACCGACGAGTCATTAAGGCACTGGGTCTCGGCGTCAACAAAGGTGTCGCTCTGGAATTAAATGACTCGATAAAAAACAGTCAGTTCGTCAATTATATCTTTATCGTCGACTATGATGGTCATGTTTTTTCAACCTCCACCATCAATTACCAACAAGACAAGTTCTACGGTGAACAGTGGCTATCCGAAAAATTACTTACCCGCACTATGTTTGCTCCACTGTTTATCCGTAATACCGTCATCAGCACACCCGGTGTTGACCCTTTCCTTGAGGACAAACAGGCTATTTCTCAATGGGTCGTCAGTCCAATTTTATTCCGTGAACAAGTGATCGGTTGGACTTTAATTTCTTTTGACTGGGAAACCAGTATGAAAGATTTACTCAATGCGACACTCCTTCGCCTAGAGCACGCGTTTTATCCCGTCACTCAAATAAAGCTATCCGATGAACTCAGTGATATCACCCCCATCAGTGTTGGTAATACCACCCTGCCGCCTGTACCAATAAGTGCCGAAAAAGATATGTTTTTTGGTCAAGCGAACTATTTGCTATCGGTCACCTTCGACGGGGAAAAAGCGCTAAGTAGTCTTAGCGCCATAAAGCAAATGATGCTTCTCATTTTTACCCTTTCCGCCCTAGTATTAGCTTTTACGCTATGGGTAACTTTAAGGACCCTTATCGTCCAACCACTTAATCAGTTGGACTCTCAAATTCGTCATATCAGCTCAAACCGACTAGATCAACGCCTGCCAGATTTCTCTAGCCCTGAAGCGAATACAATAGCGGCAACCATCAACCAACTGCTGCAACGTGTCCACACGAATACCATCTCTATCCAGCGACTGAATGAAGAGGTAAAGCTCAAACAACAATCTGAGGTAAGCCAAAAACTTGTGAGCCAAAAGCTTGAGGCCATTTTAGATACCGCCGCGGATGGCATCATCACCATTAATGACAAAGGTAAGATCCTCAGTTTTAACCAAGCCGCACAGAGGATGTTTGGTTATTTGGAAACTGAGGCGATTGGCATGCCAATTGAAAAACTCATGCCGAAGAAATACGCCTCTATGCATCAAGTGTTTATTGACCGATATCGAGCAACGGGTCGCAGTAAAATCATTGGCGTTAAAACAAAAGATGGAAGACTTGGAAGAGAGTTTCAAGCAATCAACAAAGCAGGCGAACTTTTTCCTATTCTCCTGTCTATCGCACAAGTGGAAACCAATGACGGGGTTATATACTCTGGCCTTGTCAAAGATATCTCTCAGCAAAAGCAAGCTGAAAACGCTCTCATTGCCGCAAAAGAAGAAGCTGAACAGGCAGCAAGGTCGAAAAGCGAATTCTTGGCTGTAATGAGTCATGAAATCCGCACGCCAATGAATGGCATCATTGGCATGCTTGACCTATTGCTCGAAAACAACCTCAACACCTCTCAATCTCATCAAGCTTATCTTGCTCATACCAGTGCGCTTTCTTTATTGGGGTTACTTAATGATATTTTGGACTTCTCAAAAATCGATGCGGATAAACTAGAGCTTGAGCGCCAACATTTTAATCTAAGACACATGCTAGGCGATTTTGCTGAGCAAATGGCGGCAAGCTTAACCAACCCAAACGTAGAAATTATTTTGGATATGGTCCAAGTTGAGCATTCGATGATTCTGGCCGACAGCACCCGGATAAGGCAAATTTTCTCTAACTTAGTCAGCAATGCGTTGAAGTTTACCGAGCAAGGCGAAGTGGTGATCACTGTACGCTTGGAAGAGAACGATGAGAATACCTGGCAACTCAATGCTTCGATTAAAGACTCAGGCATCGGAATCCCGCAAGACAGATTGAATTCACTGTTTGATAAATTCAGTCAAGTCGACGCGTCGACGACGCGTCGCTATGGCGGTACTGGGTTAGGTTTAGCCATTGTGAAACGCTTATGTCAGGCTATGAAAGGCAGCGTTACCGTTAGCAGTGAAGCAGGTAAAGGGAGCGAGTTCTCATTCCACATTTTGGTTGAAAAATCGGACCAATCGACAAAAGTAATTCCATCTGTCGACGTATCATTGCTCGATATTTTGGTGGTTGACGACAATGCCATCAACCGAGAAGCGATTGTACGCCAACTGCAGCACTGGGGAGCAAAAGTTATTGCTGCATCTAGCGCCAGCGAAGCACTTGAGCTTTGTCAACGCAGACATCACGATCAAACCGCTATGTTCGAAATCGCTCTACTCGACATGCAGATGCCCAATGTAAGTGGACTTGAATTGAGCCAAGAGCTAAAAGCGAACCCCAAAACCCAATCAATCAAGCTCATCATGATGACCTCCATCGAAGCGATTTCTCAGCAAAACGCATTTCAAACCTATGGCTTTAGTGGCTATTTTGTTAAGCCTGCAACCACTCAAGATTTACTCAATGCTCTCAAAGTCATTGCCAGTCCGGACTTCTCACCAGGTGAACAACTGGTCACCCACAACTATTTGTCTGCGTTAGAACCCGAGCCAATGCCGGGGCCAGAATTGAAGAGCGGACTTCAACTACTGATTGTAGAAGACAATCGCGTCAACCAAATTGTCATTACTGGGGTTTTACACAAGATGGGGCTCGATAGCACGATTGCCAATAACGGCAAAGAAGCCCTCAGCGTACTCTCAAGCTCAAAGTCATTCGATATCATCTTGATGGACTGCCAAATGCCAGAAATGGATGGTTACGAGGCCACTCATCGAATCCGTAACGGTGAGGGGGGGGACAATGTGAAAAATATACCGATTATCGCTATGACTGCAAATGCAATGGAGAGTGACCGAAAAGCCTGCAAAGATGCTGGGATGAATGACTTCTTAACCAAACCATTAAATCGCAGCTTGCTCAAAGAGAAGCTGATGGAGTGGAGCAAGTCAGACTAA
- a CDS encoding response regulator, with the protein MLKKMGGAEDKVYKAQNVVTYRQLINQYAFDVIICSYMSKKRIVGAKYFFLYQQSRSFSRDCSFVMIANSSDEAQLKEVQELEPDNILGHPFNYLQLKQTVSVSLLKRDILTAVHKHLVLGYFESVMKICDAQLKRKGATWFGCHKVVVDYYVEQDNYGAAFEVLERLHQQVKHPWPLIKQITLHLELGNDDKALALAHEYELLGYPDDPIVSQITAYQSLLNSNVERAVAVMNSLCQRFPHRVELTINCSMLHVGVGEYHQAICCLAKADDDAIVSDAQRIEIEELRLFLDFIIAFQTQGKLNPASLKATLDQILALAQLSVIDSRNVTKGLYQLLSQMNSSNPVCSPKRLDVLFAQTHWQHRKLILIAVALHIGCLGLVQQWLAELQQQNVSKRNLAAAVNGLLLKRVDTRLASKLYAIKVARVKESSGSLVDSLAIKAKEAPYYINHHSHFINAMLKYNVAGHPDIDALGQQFSTSINIVIANLMKQDPVHPKVNKILQAKQIVEQRLASFA; encoded by the coding sequence ATGTTGAAAAAAATGGGCGGTGCAGAGGACAAAGTGTATAAGGCACAAAACGTTGTCACCTATCGACAGTTAATCAACCAGTATGCGTTTGATGTCATCATTTGCTCCTATATGAGCAAGAAACGTATCGTAGGTGCTAAGTACTTTTTCCTTTACCAGCAAAGCCGATCATTTTCTCGTGATTGCTCTTTTGTCATGATCGCCAATAGCAGTGATGAAGCTCAGCTCAAAGAAGTGCAAGAGCTTGAACCTGACAACATTCTTGGTCATCCATTCAACTATCTTCAGCTTAAACAGACAGTGTCAGTCAGTTTGTTGAAACGAGATATTCTGACCGCCGTACATAAACACCTTGTTCTCGGTTACTTTGAGAGCGTGATGAAGATTTGTGATGCGCAATTAAAGCGTAAAGGGGCGACATGGTTTGGCTGTCACAAAGTCGTAGTTGATTACTATGTTGAGCAAGACAATTACGGTGCTGCGTTTGAAGTCTTAGAACGCCTGCATCAGCAAGTTAAACACCCATGGCCCCTGATAAAGCAGATCACTCTTCACCTTGAATTAGGCAATGATGATAAAGCGTTGGCTTTGGCTCATGAGTATGAGCTATTAGGCTATCCTGATGACCCTATCGTCTCACAGATTACCGCCTATCAATCGTTACTTAATAGTAATGTGGAACGTGCGGTCGCCGTGATGAATAGCTTATGTCAGCGTTTTCCTCATCGGGTAGAGCTTACTATTAACTGCTCAATGCTCCATGTTGGAGTGGGGGAGTATCATCAGGCGATATGCTGTCTTGCTAAAGCTGACGATGATGCAATCGTGAGTGATGCTCAGCGGATCGAAATTGAAGAGTTGCGATTGTTTCTCGATTTTATCATTGCCTTTCAAACTCAAGGCAAGTTAAACCCCGCGAGTTTGAAAGCGACACTTGATCAGATCTTAGCGCTTGCGCAGCTGTCAGTCATAGATTCGCGTAACGTGACGAAGGGGCTCTATCAGCTACTGTCGCAGATGAATAGTAGTAATCCCGTGTGCTCACCAAAACGCCTCGATGTATTGTTCGCACAGACACATTGGCAACATCGTAAATTGATTCTTATTGCGGTTGCGTTGCACATTGGCTGTTTGGGCCTAGTACAACAGTGGTTAGCGGAACTGCAGCAACAAAATGTCTCAAAGAGGAATCTAGCGGCGGCGGTTAATGGGCTGCTCTTAAAGCGCGTTGATACACGTTTAGCGAGTAAGCTGTACGCGATAAAGGTTGCGCGCGTGAAAGAATCGTCTGGCAGTTTGGTTGATTCATTGGCGATTAAAGCAAAAGAAGCGCCTTATTATATTAATCACCATTCGCATTTTATTAATGCGATGCTTAAGTATAACGTTGCCGGCCATCCAGATATCGACGCTCTTGGGCAGCAGTTCTCGACGAGCATTAATATTGTGATCGCGAACTTGATGAAACAGGATCCAGTGCATCCTAAGGTGAACAAAATCCTTCAAGCGAAACAGATTGTTGAGCAACGATTGGCAAGTTTTGCATAA
- a CDS encoding methyl-accepting chemotaxis protein: MHSLMKRFSIHHIVTALAAVPLLIAVFLSVELFLSQKTTVDQAQKDQEIIQLTLLYDNLAHNLAVERGLTAGVLGSKGASEQVNKLSEQRQKADQHIRAFKAFNPEYISENLTSQLKQDVLTQLAKLSDVRTQVDTLSPTISPFGYYSNLNQLAIDNSSILISAVNNQEITRLGNSLTAIMVIKERAGQVRGALNGAFARKHSSPAQYAAIQQYLASGEYSERMTLLTMPQTYINQLSEAKSNPTWQKVEEIQQDYLKQKDSLANLQGPSPLAWFSAATERIKLVNQIRNRLQTDMTEIVTSQANAATWQMSTLLATMLCAGLILMTVLMTSLRTLKHRVGDLTTNLSHMSETNNLSVILQSDGKNELSQISRSVNGLITSIKNLLLNVTETNQHSNQKLEQMVQGATDLGASSQATAAKCGNIAAAMTELSQSSLEIASSSERSLEETEQMTNKVITCQQQSQDSYHMVEALVSQIEQTQSCMLQLETDAQSVSKIVETINGISEQTNLLALNAAIEAARAGEHGRGFAVVSSEVRDLAQRSKEATEDISQLLANITNNTQTAVSNMNKSREATDATFSSVSDVNSSITQLESLIETVNLHITSIANATVEQSKASEAVDKDVDVLAEIAQTTGQLANTMNEIVSSYRLEVSEVNQQLQEFKLS, translated from the coding sequence ATGCATTCATTGATGAAACGCTTTTCTATACACCACATTGTTACTGCCCTCGCGGCGGTCCCGCTGCTCATTGCCGTGTTCTTATCTGTTGAGCTTTTTCTCAGTCAAAAAACAACGGTCGATCAAGCACAGAAAGACCAAGAGATTATCCAACTGACATTGCTATACGATAACCTCGCACACAACCTAGCGGTAGAGCGTGGTTTAACAGCAGGCGTATTGGGCAGTAAAGGTGCATCAGAGCAAGTCAATAAGCTTTCCGAGCAGAGACAAAAAGCCGACCAGCATATCCGCGCATTTAAAGCGTTCAATCCTGAGTATATCTCAGAAAACTTAACCAGCCAGCTCAAACAAGATGTGTTGACTCAGTTAGCTAAGCTGTCCGATGTTCGCACCCAAGTAGATACATTATCCCCGACAATCTCACCGTTTGGTTATTACTCCAACCTCAATCAATTGGCTATCGATAATTCTTCTATTTTAATCTCAGCGGTAAACAACCAAGAAATTACTCGCCTTGGTAACTCACTCACCGCCATCATGGTAATCAAAGAGCGAGCAGGCCAAGTCCGCGGCGCGTTAAATGGCGCTTTCGCAAGAAAACACTCTTCGCCAGCACAATATGCCGCCATTCAGCAATATCTCGCTTCAGGTGAGTACAGCGAAAGAATGACCCTGCTAACGATGCCACAAACGTACATCAACCAGCTAAGTGAAGCCAAAAGCAATCCAACGTGGCAAAAAGTTGAGGAAATTCAACAAGATTACCTTAAGCAGAAAGACAGTCTTGCCAACCTGCAAGGGCCTTCTCCTTTGGCTTGGTTTAGTGCCGCAACCGAACGCATCAAACTGGTCAATCAAATTCGTAACCGTCTACAAACCGACATGACGGAAATTGTAACTAGTCAAGCTAACGCCGCAACGTGGCAAATGAGCACTTTACTTGCAACAATGCTTTGCGCGGGATTAATCCTGATGACGGTCCTGATGACATCATTACGTACTCTCAAGCACCGTGTGGGGGATTTAACCACTAACCTTTCGCATATGTCCGAGACCAACAACCTCAGCGTGATACTCCAGTCAGATGGTAAAAATGAGCTTTCTCAAATATCACGTAGCGTGAACGGGCTCATCACCAGTATCAAAAACCTGTTGCTCAACGTGACGGAGACCAATCAACACAGCAACCAGAAACTTGAACAAATGGTGCAAGGTGCAACTGATTTAGGCGCAAGTAGCCAAGCAACCGCGGCGAAGTGTGGCAATATTGCTGCTGCAATGACCGAGCTGTCACAATCCAGTTTAGAAATAGCTTCATCGTCAGAACGCTCGCTTGAAGAGACTGAGCAAATGACCAATAAAGTGATAACTTGTCAGCAGCAAAGCCAAGACTCTTATCACATGGTTGAAGCCTTGGTTTCGCAAATCGAACAAACACAGTCGTGTATGTTGCAACTGGAAACCGACGCGCAAAGTGTCAGCAAAATTGTAGAGACGATTAATGGCATTTCAGAGCAGACCAATCTACTCGCGCTAAACGCAGCTATTGAAGCAGCCCGTGCAGGGGAGCATGGCCGAGGCTTTGCGGTTGTCTCTTCTGAAGTACGGGATTTGGCCCAAAGAAGTAAGGAAGCGACAGAGGATATCTCTCAGCTGCTGGCTAACATCACCAACAATACTCAAACGGCTGTAAGCAACATGAATAAGAGCCGTGAAGCGACTGATGCAACCTTTAGCTCAGTCTCTGACGTCAATAGCAGTATCACTCAATTAGAAAGTTTGATTGAGACGGTTAACTTACACATTACCAGTATTGCTAACGCAACTGTGGAGCAATCTAAAGCAAGCGAAGCGGTAGATAAAGACGTGGATGTGCTGGCGGAAATTGCGCAAACAACAGGGCAGCTCGCGAACACAATGAATGAAATAGTCTCGAGCTATCGATTAGAAGTGTCGGAAGTCAATCAACAACTGCAAGAGTTCAAGCTCTCTTAA